One genomic segment of Nocardia spumae includes these proteins:
- a CDS encoding very short patch repair endonuclease: MSSGRPVTDAVTSARMARQRRAGTAPEIALRSELHRRGLRYFVDRAPIRGMRRRADLVFPRRRVAVYVDGCFWHCCPEHATYPKNNARWWADKLAGNVARDRDTDARLGAAGWLVVRVWEHEDAQVAADRVQAALADR, encoded by the coding sequence ATGAGTTCCGGCCGTCCTGTCACCGATGCGGTGACCAGTGCGCGGATGGCCCGGCAGCGGCGGGCCGGAACCGCACCGGAGATCGCGTTGCGCAGCGAACTACATCGTCGGGGGCTGCGTTATTTCGTCGATCGCGCGCCGATTCGGGGTATGCGGCGCCGCGCCGATCTGGTGTTTCCGCGCCGGCGGGTGGCGGTCTACGTGGACGGATGTTTCTGGCACTGCTGTCCGGAACACGCCACCTATCCGAAGAACAACGCGCGGTGGTGGGCGGACAAATTGGCCGGAAATGTGGCCCGCGACCGGGATACCGATGCCCGGCTGGGCGCGGCGGGCTGGCTGGTGGTGCGGGTGTGGGAACACGAGGACGCGCAGGTCGCCGCGGATCGGGTGCAGGCGGCATTGGCGGATCGATAG